The segment attgcTGATGAATGTGTTTTTTATGACCATGTTGTTCTTTCTgcttgcattttgtatttatattgatgtgtgttttttctgtaattaatgtaattcagggctcatctgtaaaagagatcttggtctcagtatgactccctgataaaataaaggttcaattaaaatgaGATATTGTGCATGAGCATCCATTCAATTTGTGTTTTGGGAGTTGAGCAAGAGTCGACTCCTATGACTCCAACCACAGGAGTTGGAAATGAGCaaatgtggactccaatcacaaATCCAAATCCTGGAGTTGTGCACCACTAACTGTACCAGATTTTTTTGTTTCACCTTGCTGCTGTTTCCGATCTTTTGAAAACATCAATTGAAGAGGGACCTGAACCTTGAGAGGAATGTGAGATGCAGTAAAGGAATGCAGTACTGAGTCAGAGGGCTCGTAGTAAGGACGACTGGCTACTACTCTGAACTGTGTGTGGTGGGCTTTCTGGTGGCCAGAGCTGTTGAGGCATCACACAAGTGGGTGCCATACTTTGTGAAGGGGAAGGTTCAGTAGCTACACAACTGTTCATTGGTTTTTTGAGCTTTTGAAGTGCTTTGAGATTATGAAAAGTGCTATGGAAATGTATTACAGAGTGCTGCTGCCCTTCCCTTCCAGAAGGATGTCTGAGGTCTTCCCATCAAATACCAACAATTTCTCCACCTGCTCAACTAAAGTAGGAGGAAATGTGTGTCAGTTAGACCAAAAATCCATTACAAACAACGATGAAAATGACACAAGGGGACAAGCTTGTTAAAGTAACATGTAACGAGAATCTAAATAGATTAAGATATTAAACGTCTCAACTCGACACTTTACCCTGGATCTCTGACTTGTATCTAGTATTTTTAATGCTGATGTCGAACACAGAGAAAAGCTTGTTGTGTTGTATGAGTGGTCCTTGCAGTGGACGCTGGACAGTCTGACCGGCTGGGAGGGCAGGAAGACCGCAgcccgagacagacagagacactggcaCAGATAGACTCATGCCGCGGGAAGATGTTTAGGGTTGAGGGTGCTGACATGACATTTTttatacctttaaaaaaatgtatttttcagaTTATTCAACAGGTGCTGCAGAACCCTcaacacccctacttcctgcagcTATGGACAGGCTGAGTTTCCACAGGcatcccaattctgatcttttgcccaattatAGGAAAGATCTGATTTGTCAGAATACCAATTAGTGGCATAAAAGATCCAAAtagggctgcctgtgtaaatgcagccttatTGAAGAAGCCTAACTTGGCAATTCCATGTTAACAGAATGACACTGAAATTcggatttttcactttaaaatgtacatcaaacaaaaaccaataattgcaaagttaaacaaaccacaCAACTGTATGCAGAAGGAccacttttaacaatttccacataattttttacaaaaacacatttacttgaagaacagtgcagatgcaatgTTTGGAAAGAGAATAAATGCACAAACAGTTTATTGCTGGCTGTCAAATATCATTTCAGCGAATCTTTATTCAGTTTTCAACGCTACTGTTCTTAATTGGTCTGCAGATGGCGCTATTATAAATGGTACAAAACTTCTCCAACACAGAGACGCAAGGATGCGCTGGACGTATGTGATGAAGGAAGGAGCTGTCACAGGTAAGCAAGTTATGTACAAATTGTGCCAACATTGTATATATAAAGGTGACCATTTGTTGACATGTTTTATTTCAAAGTAGGTTATGTGGACAATTTATTAAGTGCaatgaaaatgtatgcatgcaaTTTAATTTGAGATGATTTCGGCAGTTCGAGTTAGGCtatgtttatttttgaagtaTAAATTGTAGCCTATATAATGATAATCATACGCCGTTAGTGAAAATAACATATTGACATTATCAACGCACAAGATGTACTACCATCACTATCCACTGCGTGTGTGTTTTCATTTATTAGAAAGGTAAAAGGCTTAATGATTAGGTGAACTGACACAACTGGAATAGTTGTGGAGAGATTCAGCCCAGGCGGGATTCCACAGTAGGGCCCTATGTCTTCTCTAAACACGCCCCGGATATATGAGCCAGATATATAGATCATGCGGGTAGCAAAGGAACTGTGAGAAGGAGATAATCACACTACAATACTTTCTCATCCTTAGTTTTACCTGTGACACCCTCGCAATGACAAGCCGGTGCAGCAAAGGGGACACTTAAGGGGAATTTACGGAAATCATTACAGCTAGGAAATTATATAAAATAATTGAGAGTAACTATTGGGGATATTCGTTGGTATCGACTTGGAGTAACTTTGGATACTTGGACAGTGACTATCGGAGAATATCTATCTATTTATCATTTTCGCTTACACATTGCATGAAACTGAGAGTGGAAGCACCATGAGTCGGAAAACTAGACGCTGGATTTTTCGGGTTTTGCTTTGCCTTGGGATTGTTTATTTGAAAATCGGGTGAGTTTGATTCTTAAAGGCATGTTCATCTCACATTATGTTCCTAAATATCAGAATATAAAACATAAAGAGTATAGACTATAACATAACTTTTCGAATGTAATTTTGTTACACAGGTTACGTTTCTATAAATTAAACTTTCTTTTAAATTATTGTAATTATCCATCTAAGTAAACTATGTTCATTGTTCATTTGACATTGGCCGGTGAACAATGCAAGGTTTCTGAGAGTTTGTTTAATTATTCTGTTCCAAAAAATCTATCGAGTTGATGGAAAATCTGAGTTTTTACCATTAGAAACCACCTGACGAAGTTGATTCCGATCTCTTGGCCCATACAAATCAAATTCATTAAATGTATAAATTAGGCTACAGAATGCTTATGTTTAGTCCTTTCTATTTTGTAACACACTTGTAGATTACTCAAAGACAGGTTCATTGAGTTTAATAAGGGAGATATGTCTCGTATTTATACAAACCCAGGTTTAATAACCTCAAGAGGCAAGGAAAACATTAAGTCTGTGCTTTTAAAATGTATGAATGTCTAACCGTATTTCATATTATAAACATGTAATAAAGCTTTAATAAACACGCGATTATCTAGGAGTTTGAAAATCATGTTGTCCATATAGCAATATCTGGCAGTCACTTTAATTCCATGTCTAACTCTTGTACCCTTACAGTGGCTTTTCATCCGTGGTCGCGCTAGGTGCGAGTATAATCTGTAACAAGATTCCCGGGTTGGCTCCCCGACAGCGGATAATCTGCCAGAGTCGCCCCGATGCCATTATTGTCATCGGAGAGGGAGCCCAAATGGGGATCAACGAGTGTCAATTTCAATTCAAAAATGGGCGCTGGAACTGCTCTGCGCTTGGAGAGAGAACGGTCTTCGGAAAAGAGTTGAAAGTGGGTATGTTGCAAATCAATTCAAGTTTGGTCGGAGTATTTTTAAATGTCATTTCATTACTAAAAAATGTCCCCAATTGTATAATTTATATAGGCCTGTAGGTTAGCTTTCGCATTGTGAGTCAAGAGCGCTCAGTGCCGCATGCAGACAAATGTCCCGTATCGTTTTGAGAACCTGGCTTAGCCTATATATTCAAATGATATTTGACACAAATCGTTTGTTTCTTTTCTGAATATTATCTACGGACTCATAGGTGCTAATATATTTCCCCATTTTAATGTCACCAGCGCGTATACATTCCTGTCTTTAGGCTGTATATACTTGCATGATGTGTGCGTCGATAACATGGACACACTTCAGAGAAAGGGTATTGCATGTCCATTTGAGAACAACATGCTGTGGCAATTACAATATGTTGACTGAGAGATTTAAAAACGTTTCCCATAGGCTATACACTAGACGTATCAACAGGCAATTTAATGGTAACAGCATACACATTTTCCCATAAACCTAAATTATCATGGTTAGGTTGAAGCTGTGTCAATTACTTCCTATCTCTAAAGTCGAACACTGGTCTTACAAGAGAgagccagagtgagagagaaaggagaggaactGAACAGGTCCAAAATGTATCAGAAGCCAGCACAGTAACAAAGCTCTTGTGAACATTGACAGCCTGTCTTTTCAGTGCAGTGTAGTCTCCTGAGACACATATTCACTGGTCTTTATCTTTCTCTATCACTGGGTGCTGTGGCTCTCACAGTAAAGACGACAATCTTACCACGGGTATAAGTTACAGTGGATAGAAAGTACAGAGAAATAAAGTCCTAAAATACTGAACTGAACATACACAGGGGAATAAGGAAAGAAAGGACAAGTTCAAATGAAGTACTGGAACTACCTGGTCAGGCAACAGCATTGATGAGTGTATTGGATGTATTTGGGGACACGGGGATAGCCTACAATAGATGCAGGCTCATAGCTGGTACAATGGAGGCTGAACTTGTTCAATAAGAACTTTTCCATGTTGTGCCTATCAAGCATGTTGTGCCTATCAAGCATGTTGTGCCTATCAAGCATGTTGTGCCTATCAAGCATGTTGTGCCTATCAAGCATGTTGTGCCTATCAAGCATGTTATGCCTATCAAGCATGTTGTGCCTATCAAGCATGATGTGCCTATCAAGCATGTTGTGCCTATCAAGCATGATGTGCCTATCAAGCATGATGTGCCTATCAAGCATGTTGTGCCTATCAAGCATGTTGTGCCTATCAAGCATGTTGTGCCTATCAAGCATGTTGTGCCTATCAAGCATGTTGTGCCTATCAAGCATGTTGTGCCTATCAAGCATGTTGTGCCTATCAAGCATGATGTGCCTATCAAGCATGTTGTGCCTATCAAGCATGTTGTGCCTATCAAGCATGTTGTGCCTATCAAGCATGTTGTGCCTATCAAGCATGTTGTGCCTATCAAGCATGTTGTGCCTATCAAGCATGTTTTGCCTATCAAGCATGCCCTGGAGTTGTCTGAAGGACTTCTTGGAGTTGTCTGAAGGACTTCTTGGAGTTGTCTGAAGGACTTCTTGGAGTTGTCTGAAGGACTTCTTGGAGTTGTCTGAAGGACTTCTTGGAGTTGTCTGAAGGACTTCTTGGAGTTGTCTGAAGGACTTCTTGGAGTTGTCTGAAGGACTTCTTGGAGTTGTCTGAAGGACTTCTTGGAGTTGTCTGAAGGACTTCTTGGAGTTGTCTGAAGGACTTCTTGGAGTTGTCTGAAGGACTTCTTGGAGTTGTCTGAAGGACTTCTTGGAGTATGCTCCTGTGCATAATATTGCATAAAGTCACAGATACTCTGGATAACAGAGCAGCTGACGTTGATCCCAATGTGATTAGATATTCAGCAGATGGTGAATCTGTGGCAACCACCAGATTGTTGCATATTCAGGGTGCAACTAGAATGTAGTCTAGGATCTTATCCTATCTCAACCTGGAGTTGGGCTCTTCAACAGAGTCGCACACAACAAATGTAGCTAATAGCATTGAAAACTGTTGGTGTTTAAACCATCAATGACAATgagctacactcttagaaaaatgtgttccaaaagggttctttggctgtcctgataggataaccctttttgtgtccatgtagaatcctctgtagaaagggttctttggctgtcctgataggagaaccctttttgtgtccatgtagaaccctctgtagaaagggttctttggctgtcctgaTAGGAGAACCCCAAAAGGGTTCAACTTGTACCAAAAATAGTTCTCCAGAGGGTTCTCCTATGGCGACAGTTGAAGAACCcattaaggttctagatagcacttttttttagagtgtagactacagtatagctaCTTGTCATCTTCTGATCTCTTATTTCCCTTCATACAATGCATTACTATAAATCCACAACTAGTGCATTCAATGGCAGTTCGCAATATTATTGGTTGGTTGGCACTATGAAAAGGTCTTGGCTATCTACAGCTGTTGGTGTGAAAGGCATAATTCTCTCCTGCTGTTCAAGTGAAAACGGTGGTCTTTCACAATATGTTTTCTTCATGAATGAGTGGTTTAAGACATTGAAGAGTTTGGCATGGACAACCATGCAAAATAGATTGGTTTCACTGATCAGATTAGTGGTTAGAAATGAATGCCATTGTTGATGTCTAGTGTGAGTGGGGTGGAGCTAGCATGCTCTCACTTGTGGCCTAGGAAAGGCAGCCTAGGGTTTTTTTTGTTTGCAGGGGTGCAAGGTGCATCTAATGTTTTTAGTATTTCAGTAGTTTTTCAGTAGTATTTTGTGCATTGCATATCAACCAACATGAATACTAAAATAACATTTAATTAGACTTTTTTTAAATGGTCTTTTCGACATATAACTTGGTGTAATAAGAGTATTCATATTCAACACTTCAAAGCATTGCTTCCGTTGCTTTTAAGTCTTTCCACTCAGGTCTCATGACAAAGTACTAAATCATTCCTACCCTCCTTTGTTTTGAACCAATGATCTGGGGGAAAATGAACAGTGGAGCAGTCAGAACTGACTGACTTTGTGCTGGCACACCTTCTTTTTTTGGCTCGGGGCCATTTGAATCTATAAAAACGTACACATAATTGATGCCTCAATATGAGTTTTTTTTCCAATGGCAAGGGCACAGATCCAAGATGTTTATCAAGAACAGGGCAGCAGCACCTAGTGAATCTGTGTTCACCAGAAAGTACCGAGGATGGTATCATGTTTTTTTGAGGACATGTCAACTGGAGGAGTTTGTTTACATAGATATGATGGATATTGCCATCAGTAGCTTATTGTTTGTATATACTCTAGCTACATAACTTCAGATGCAGATATTTCACTCTCTATGCATGCACACAGAGAATTCATGTTTGGTTAATAATAAGATTCATATCTGCGACCCATTTGTTTGCATCAGGAAATAATGTTAAACTAAACTAACTCATTGGAAAATTACACAAGTATGCACTTGTACATTAAAGCTTGGTATTAAAGCTTGGTATAAGCCAgtttccctgttccctatttgcTTCTCATCTTGAGACCTTGAAATACATGCTATGACTAAAATCTTTTTGCAAGAAGCTCTCTCTTTAAATCATGACAGGTTGATCTTAAACTATTTCCCGATAAATGAAACACCCCAGTGTGCGTAAATGATTTGTTAGTCGGACCTTGGGGAGATAACCTCTGAATCAAGATCCTCCCTGCAAGAATACACAGAGCGTACCAGGCTCTGATCAGATCAATATCTCTTCCTTCTCCACAGCCCTCTCATTCATACTGCTTTATTGACTTGGAAGTTCACAGCCATTTTGGTAAAAGGCAGGCCACTTTCCGGATTACTGTAGTCATTGAGTGGTCGTGAGTGAGACTGACAAAGATGTTGATATGAGCACTCACACTTAATGGTTAATATGCTTTCAAATTGTTATTTttcaacatacagtatacagtatatttcatATGCACCATTTAGACAGAAGTATGTAATGAAAATTCATATTTCCTCCCTTATCCCTGTCCTATTTATCAAGTGGTGAAACATACAGCTGTAGCACCAAAAATATATGCATTATTCCTGATATCAGATATCTCCCAGATATCACACTCATTCATACATTAAAATTATAAACTGCAAGTCAGTAAAATACTCAAGTTCCTCCTATGTTCTCTCCTAGGCAGTAAAGAGGCTGCGTTCACCTATGCCATCATTGCGGCCGGAGTTGCCCACGCCATCACTGCAGCCTGTACGCAGGGAAACCTGAGTGACTGCAGCTGTGACACGGAGAAGCAGGGTTTCTACAGTAAAGGCCAGGGCTGGAAGTGGGGAGGCTGTTCAGCAGACATCAGCTACGGCCTGGGCTTCTCAAAGGTGTTTGTTGATGCCAGGGAGGTCAAACAGAACGCCAGGTCTCTCATGAACCTGCATAACAACGAGGTGGGACGCAAGGTACGTGACCATCCACTCCACTTCTTGTTTCTTTCTCCATAGGGAAGGATCTTACAAATGTGCTATCTGAATTTGAACAGTTTCTCAAAGCAGGAACAtattcctgcagcaacaggaaatgttaatTATTATGTAGATTTAATTAATTAACATTTttataggggttgatacattttctgTTAGAAAatgcaaatcaagtctgaaacgTTTACATTGAAATTACGACGTTCATAAGCTTTTTTAAATCCCAAATATACTACAAGTttacatttcctgctgtgcaggaaaatCCTCTGAAACAAATTAAGATAGCACATCTGTAGGTGAAAGGCTCCATGCATTTTCAAACAGAAAGCCAGATCTCTGATGAACCTTCACATCAACGAGGTGGGATGCAAGGTACATGACTACACCACTCcatttcctgtttctctctccagggAAGGATCATAGATAGAAGGCAGCATGTATTTTCCATGGTAAAAATGTCATCCCAGCAAACCTAAACTGGATCCCAGAATATTTAATTAGGTGATGTAGGACCATTCTCCAAAAAACGTTTCAATACAACAAAATCTGAGGGTAGTTCActcaaaaaacattttttgtggTATGAAAACATCAGACCAACATAGATTTTTCGGAACAATCTCAGTAATCTCTTATAATGTCTTTATTTTAATCAGGAACTAGTTTCTTGAAGATAAAATGTGCTGTAGTTTACCCAAATTGGTACAGAGCAGACTTGAAAGTAAATACCGAATCTAAATCTGAGACCGAAGTGTTGGTTAACGACATGGCCTCCCGAATGTAGGCTTGGCCTCAGTAACCATGGCTGTTGTGATTTAGTAGTCTCCACCATGCTCAGAGGCGGGTGGACCTTGCCAAGGATCTGGGCATTGGGGCCAAGATTAAACAGGCAGTGAAATAAATGGAAGCttttagagaggggggggggcagtttaAGTGGCAGGGTTTGATTACGACCCAGATCTCTGGGCTGAAAACAAATTGACACTGTACATGAGAGTGGACCCTATGCTCTGCACTTTTGGGAGAAGATACAGTTACTTCAGGTTTATCACAATACCTACGTTCCTTGGATTGTCTGATATTGCAGAGCCAAGCACTTATTGTGTGTGTGATAGTCTTGTGCCACAGGTTTCTATGTGATACTTATTGTCCATAACCTCTCCTAACATCGTAGAATCATATCTACTGTATCACCATGTCTCTTGGGAGCGGTTACCTGCCTAACGAAGACTTTAAAGCAACTTATGTGAGTCACCTGCTGTTTTCAATTGCTTGTAGTCTGTCAATGACTAACACTGTGTAAAAATCCCTAGAAACAACCAGGATGGATCAGGGACTAGGGACTGTTCACATTCTCAGATCAAGGCTCCTGTGCATCCATGGCTGCAGCAAATAATAGATCAGCCCTGAGACTCCAGCAAGTCTGCAAGTCAAAGAAGAAGCGGAATAATTGTGCCAAACAACTTGGGCGAGGCTCCTTAGTAGTACACTGGAGTTAGTGAAGAGGAAAGAAGCACCTCTCCCTCCAGAGTCAagccttacccctctctctcttctttctgtgCCACAGAGGCCTGATTCAAACCACCAACACGTACCCAGACAGACTGAAAAGCCTTCACTCACACATTGTGCTCAACAGCTCACTGTTGCCTTTCTGTGTGGGGCCTGAATTCATCCCGCTTATCTAGACAGCTAAATTGCCTCTCACAGTGAAACGGGCTACATTCGTGGATTCAGATCAGTTGGGCTTTTTCTTTTTTCCTTCTCCTTGGTAATAAATGGCCTCTCTGTTTTGATAGTTATCCCCCCTCCTTTATTTATGCTAATCAACGCAGTGACACTGAGCAGGAGCGCGGTTCACAGCCCCCAGGTCCAATACGACCAGACAAAGCCTGTCACAAGTGTTGGTCACAGGGCTACTGATGGATTAGGAACTTGGAAGCCAAGTGTTGTCTGGTATACCACGGAGGGCTAACCGCAAAGACCGTTGTTTCTCCGCACTTTCATGCATTTGTATGCATTTCCAGTAAAAGGCACTAAAATACAATCTG is part of the Oncorhynchus masou masou isolate Uvic2021 chromosome 33, UVic_Omas_1.1, whole genome shotgun sequence genome and harbors:
- the LOC135527973 gene encoding protein Wnt-7a codes for the protein MSRKTRRWIFRVLLCLGIVYLKIGGFSSVVALGASIICNKIPGLAPRQRIICQSRPDAIIVIGEGAQMGINECQFQFKNGRWNCSALGERTVFGKELKVGSKEAAFTYAIIAAGVAHAITAACTQGNLSDCSCDTEKQGFYSKGQGWKWGGCSADISYGLGFSKVFVDAREVKQNARSLMNLHNNEVGRKILEKNMHLECKCHGVSGSCTTKTCWTKLPKFRELGYILKEKYAHAVHVEPVKASRNKRPKFLKIKKPYSYRKPMDTDLVFIEKSPNYCEADPVTGSMGTQGRMCNKTVTQQISGCDLMCCGRGYNTHQYSRVWQCNCKFLWCCYVKCNTCSERTEVYTCK